CATTTTCAACTCACTTGGGGGGTTTTCAAGCACCTGAAAAACCAATTCGGTATAGTCTTCATGGTAGATAACCTGGTAATCCACTGTTTGAAATAATCCGGTCGCATATAACCGGCCAGATTCGCGTTCCAGTTCCCGAAACGATGTCGGCTTATTGATGAACTTTTCCAACTCTGCAATGGAAATGCCTCTTGTATAGCGCTCTAAACCCTCAATCCGCACCCGGTCAATTACAATATCAGATGGTATATCCGCCCAGGTTCTAAAATCAAAATCATCTGGCAACATCGACGGTCTCGACTTTTCAACGCGCTTTGGAATTCCAAGCACTTGCAGAGTTTTCCAGATTGAATCCAGATGTTTTTCGGCTTCTTCTTCACCAATCGGAATCACTGTATGTGAGCGATTAAAATCGCCGCTATCAAATCCTTTTAAATCGGGCACTATCAACACATGGGCGAGTTTGCGATGTGCCATTTTTTTTTCTTCAATTCGAAAACTAACAGCCTGATCGATGACGTCGATGATATCTTCAAATTCGTGTTTTTGAGTGCGCAAAGGCGTGGCACAATCCACGGCAATAACAAAATCAGCCCCGGCGTCTAATGCGACATCTACAGGCAGATTATTGACAATGCCGCCATCTACAAGAAGAGTTTTTTCTGTACTCACTGGCACAAACACTCCCGGGATAGAAATACTCGCTCTGATTGCCGTGCCGAGCGAGCCATTTTTAATCACGACCTGTTCGCCAGCTACAATATCTGTTGCAATTGCGCGAAAAGGCGTTGGCAGCCGATCAAAATCGTTTCGTGCCCGATAAGTTGCGCCAATGGTCAATTGATAGAGAAAATGCTGAATCTTTTGCCCGGCAAAAAC
This genomic stretch from Gemmatimonadota bacterium harbors:
- a CDS encoding patatin-like phospholipase family protein — translated: MLSGGGARGGVHIGVLRVLEREGIPIDLIVGASYGALVGGLYAAGYSVDDLERIVVETDWGEMTSNSPDRRLLNLHRKPIVDRQMLALRLDKFDLKLPYGVFAGQKIQHFLYQLTIGATYRARNDFDRLPTPFRAIATDIVAGEQVVIKNGSLGTAIRASISIPGVFVPVSTEKTLLVDGGIVNNLPVDVALDAGADFVIAVDCATPLRTQKHEFEDIIDVIDQAVSFRIEEKKMAHRKLAHVLIVPDLKGFDSGDFNRSHTVIPIGEEEAEKHLDSIWKTLQVLGIPKRVEKSRPSMLPDDFDFRTWADIPSDIVIDRVRIEGLERYTRGISIAELEKFINKPTSFRELERESGRLYATGLFQTVDYQVIYHEDYTELVFQVLENPPSELKMGLRYDNDFGVSALAELAHQNVYGRAVEFYLRGLLGTTMKFAEMNLIFRSFKGLSFLGEIQGWNQERVAYFEEQAQGVYNERRLRTRLGMQVLFHSWGGFNVGYQVEHMLIRDAIQVLESEYLPAFWLSAGIDTRDDVFVPKRGIFFHTRGKWVHRTFLHKQVQTQLAYFASPHPQLSVGFWSQGGYV